From a single Streptomyces misionensis genomic region:
- a CDS encoding GNAT family N-acetyltransferase, translating to MNRLSSGDYVVRAIRPEEWQKVKELRLDALRDPAAPLAFLESYEEAAAKADLFWQDRAAGSGEGSLTAQQFTAEVPDGSWAGSLTVLMEEPGTEDWAGYTIERRQGHVVGVYVRPGHRGNGLIKSLLDAGVDWAWRRGAERVRLLVHEDNSRAQGAYRKAGFEPSGLVVPFVKDAAQNELEFVLQR from the coding sequence ATGAACAGGCTTTCCAGCGGAGATTACGTCGTACGCGCCATACGGCCCGAGGAATGGCAGAAGGTGAAGGAGCTGCGGCTCGACGCCCTGCGGGATCCGGCCGCGCCGCTCGCCTTTCTGGAGAGCTACGAGGAGGCCGCGGCGAAGGCCGACCTCTTCTGGCAGGACCGGGCGGCCGGGTCCGGCGAGGGCTCGCTGACCGCCCAGCAGTTCACCGCCGAGGTGCCCGACGGATCATGGGCCGGCTCGCTGACCGTGCTGATGGAAGAGCCCGGCACCGAGGACTGGGCGGGGTACACGATCGAACGCCGGCAGGGGCACGTCGTCGGCGTCTACGTGCGGCCCGGGCACCGGGGCAACGGGCTGATCAAGTCCCTGCTGGACGCCGGCGTGGACTGGGCGTGGCGGCGCGGCGCCGAGCGGGTCCGGCTGCTGGTGCACGAGGACAACTCCCGGGCCCAGGGCGCCTACCGCAAGGCCGGGTTCGAGCCCAGCGGGTTGGTGGTGCCGTTCGTGAAGGACGCGGCACAGAACGAGCTGGAGTTCGTTCTGCAACGGTGA
- a CDS encoding type IV secretory system conjugative DNA transfer family protein: MRPDAREPREDRRQGQGGIPDGLLLGILAFLLGITVLVWTATGLAALFAKGAWPAGVAFVRTPVAMRHLLARPHDLAGAWPDTPASQLPGWGLFWGLFIAQLMVLFVVTVFALGTVARWRAARTRARAAKRAPMPEPPPRPEPAAAAPVPVEAAQRYEVPVQRHEMPAPQPAQPVPVPEPVPVPEPPVRLPGESERVGGREKILVAPAQTRRTAAVQAVRDADGPLLVVTSNPGLWSETKDARAKLGPALLYDPTHRCDTPARLHWSPTAGCEDKQTALHRATALLAPVQPTARIDQAVADTATTLLRSCLHAAALENRTIRHVHRWAQGTQVQDAVRILRTHPKAAAGAAGELEAALTAHPERRDIAQELTGRALAALSTVNIREACTPNRSDALALDSFVHEGGTLYVVGESIEDPRSTPGAMPLLTALVSSVVERGRRMAERSSSGRLDPPLTLVLDDIAAVAPLPELPDLLASGAEQGLATLALLRSREQARARWPHRELPGLPGLPV, encoded by the coding sequence GTGAGACCGGACGCTCGCGAACCCCGGGAGGACCGGCGGCAGGGCCAGGGCGGCATCCCGGACGGGCTGCTGCTCGGCATCCTCGCCTTCCTCCTCGGCATCACGGTGCTGGTGTGGACGGCCACCGGCCTGGCCGCGCTCTTCGCCAAGGGCGCCTGGCCCGCGGGCGTCGCCTTCGTGCGCACCCCCGTGGCCATGCGCCACCTCCTCGCCCGCCCGCACGACCTCGCCGGCGCCTGGCCCGACACTCCCGCGTCCCAGCTGCCCGGCTGGGGCCTGTTCTGGGGGCTGTTCATCGCCCAGCTGATGGTGCTGTTCGTCGTGACCGTGTTCGCGCTGGGGACGGTGGCACGCTGGCGGGCGGCCAGGACCCGCGCCCGGGCGGCGAAGCGGGCACCGATGCCGGAGCCACCGCCGCGTCCCGAGCCGGCCGCGGCGGCCCCGGTGCCGGTGGAAGCCGCCCAGCGGTACGAGGTGCCGGTTCAGCGGCACGAGATGCCTGCACCGCAGCCCGCCCAGCCAGTGCCGGTGCCGGAGCCGGTGCCGGTGCCGGAGCCGCCGGTCCGGCTCCCGGGCGAGAGCGAACGCGTGGGCGGCCGGGAGAAGATCCTCGTCGCACCCGCCCAGACCCGCCGTACGGCCGCCGTGCAGGCCGTACGGGACGCGGACGGTCCCCTCCTCGTCGTCACCTCGAACCCCGGACTCTGGTCGGAGACCAAGGACGCCCGTGCCAAGCTGGGCCCCGCGCTGCTCTACGACCCCACCCACCGCTGCGACACCCCAGCCCGCCTCCACTGGTCCCCCACGGCCGGCTGCGAGGACAAGCAGACCGCCCTGCACCGCGCGACCGCGCTTCTCGCCCCGGTGCAGCCCACCGCCCGCATCGACCAGGCGGTCGCGGACACGGCGACCACCCTTCTGCGCAGCTGTCTGCACGCCGCCGCCCTGGAGAACCGCACCATCCGCCATGTCCACCGCTGGGCCCAGGGCACCCAGGTGCAGGACGCCGTCCGCATCCTGCGGACCCATCCCAAGGCCGCCGCGGGCGCCGCTGGCGAGCTGGAGGCCGCGCTCACCGCGCACCCGGAACGCCGGGACATCGCCCAGGAGTTGACCGGCCGGGCGCTCGCCGCGCTGTCGACGGTCAACATCCGCGAGGCTTGCACCCCCAATCGAAGTGATGCCCTCGCCTTGGATTCCTTTGTCCATGAAGGGGGCACGCTTTACGTAGTCGGAGAATCCATCGAGGACCCCAGGAGCACGCCGGGCGCGATGCCCCTGCTGACGGCCCTCGTCTCCAGCGTGGTCGAGCGCGGCCGGCGCATGGCCGAACGGTCATCCTCCGGTCGGCTCGACCCACCACTCACCCTGGTCCTGGACGACATCGCCGCGGTGGCCCCGCTGCCCGAGCTTCCGGACCTGCTGGCCTCCGGTGCGGAGCAGGGCCTGGCGACGCTCGCCCTGCTCCGCTCCCGCGAACAGGCCCGCGCCCGCTGGCCCCACCGGGAACTGCCCGGGCTGCCGGGACTCCCCGTCTAG
- a CDS encoding ATP-binding protein, which yields MRDPLSVLTEAFTSFLFGKVETTRLPVRTSTGQAQAVYLPTAAPGLGDSGVIIGREVYSGKGYIYDPFQLYGQQLPAPHWLVLGESGNGKSALEKTYVLRQLRFRDRQVVVLDAQGEDGVGEWNLIAEELGITPIRLDPTAALNHGIRLNPLDPAITTTGQLALLRTIIEVAMGHGLDERSGFALKVAHSFVNETIVDRQPVLTDIVERLRHPEPDSAEAMNVALDDVRAWGLDVALVLDRLVDGDLRGMFDGPTTVGIDLDAPLIVFDLSHIDRNSIAMPILMAIVGVWLEHTWIRPDRKKRIFLVEEAWHIINSPFVAQLFQRLLKFGRRLGLSFVAVVHHLSDVVDGAAAKEAAAILKMASTRTIYAQKADEARATGRVLGLPRWAVEIIPTLTPGIAVWDVNGNVQVVKHLITETERPLVFTDRAMTESSSDLAADDALRAAELEAEQRAAAFVEQHLGDSESTVA from the coding sequence ATGCGGGATCCGCTGTCCGTCCTCACCGAGGCCTTCACCTCCTTCCTCTTCGGAAAGGTGGAGACGACCCGGCTGCCGGTGCGCACCTCCACGGGCCAGGCGCAGGCGGTCTACCTGCCCACGGCCGCACCGGGCCTCGGCGACTCCGGCGTCATCATCGGCCGTGAGGTCTACTCCGGGAAGGGCTACATCTACGACCCCTTCCAGCTGTACGGCCAGCAGCTCCCGGCCCCGCACTGGCTGGTCCTCGGCGAGTCCGGCAACGGCAAGTCGGCGCTGGAGAAGACGTACGTCCTGCGCCAGCTGCGGTTCCGGGACCGCCAGGTCGTCGTCCTGGACGCCCAGGGCGAGGACGGGGTCGGCGAGTGGAACCTGATCGCCGAGGAGCTGGGGATAACGCCGATCCGGCTGGACCCCACGGCCGCCCTGAACCACGGCATCCGCCTCAACCCGCTGGACCCGGCGATCACCACCACCGGCCAGCTGGCGCTGCTGCGCACCATCATCGAGGTGGCGATGGGCCACGGCCTGGACGAGCGCTCCGGCTTCGCCCTCAAGGTCGCCCACTCCTTCGTCAACGAGACGATCGTGGACCGCCAGCCGGTCCTCACCGACATCGTGGAGCGGCTGCGGCACCCCGAGCCGGATTCGGCCGAGGCGATGAACGTCGCCCTGGACGACGTACGGGCCTGGGGCCTGGACGTCGCCCTGGTCCTCGACCGCCTCGTCGACGGTGACCTGCGCGGCATGTTCGACGGGCCCACCACGGTCGGCATCGACCTGGACGCCCCGCTGATCGTCTTCGACCTCTCGCACATCGACCGCAACTCCATCGCCATGCCCATCCTCATGGCGATCGTCGGCGTGTGGCTGGAGCACACCTGGATCCGCCCCGACCGCAAGAAGCGGATCTTCCTGGTCGAAGAGGCCTGGCACATCATCAACAGCCCCTTCGTGGCCCAGCTGTTCCAGCGCCTGCTGAAGTTCGGCCGACGCCTCGGCCTGTCCTTCGTGGCGGTCGTCCACCACCTCTCCGACGTGGTGGACGGCGCGGCCGCGAAGGAGGCGGCGGCGATCCTGAAGATGGCCTCGACCAGGACGATCTACGCCCAGAAGGCCGACGAGGCCCGGGCCACGGGCCGCGTCCTGGGCCTGCCCCGCTGGGCGGTGGAGATCATTCCGACGCTGACCCCGGGCATCGCGGTCTGGGACGTCAACGGCAATGTGCAGGTCGTCAAACACCTGATCACCGAGACCGAACGGCCGCTGGTCTTCACCGACCGCGCGATGACCGAGTCCTCCAGCGACCTCGCGGCCGACGACGCCCTGCGCGCCGCGGAGCTGGAGGCCGAGCAGCGGGCGGCAGCCTTCGTGGAACAGCACCTGGGCGACTCCGAGTCCACGGTGGCGTAA
- a CDS encoding SCO6880 family protein has product MTTESHLSHPITPRRTYLIGRARPNAIIGRNRESGEIALIVVGAFLGMMCGLLVPNLPLRIVLLTGFPLLALAAVYVPYKRRTFYKWFEINRSYKRALKRGATYRSGAMEAGTRLDGAEVEVGPPPGIGRISWLAAPFGPDEIAVLLHADRKTVTAAIEIEGPGVGLRDSEDQEALVDRFGTLLKHVANGDGFVTRLQMLARTLPADPDAHAKDVAQRGDGRAPEWLQRSYDQLQSMVSTSSEQHRAYLVACMHYSRELAAEAQAMARAARPQSGRKLDRDAGLAVVMARELTDICSRLQEADIRVRQPLGQGRLASLIHSMYDPDHPIDHIQAMTRRNAWPAELDATEPTFLQAKTRESATRAPWCHATAWVKEWPMTPVGVNFLAPLLVHTPDVIRTVAVTMDLEPTEVAIERMLTEKTNDEAEASRAAKMNRTVDPRDLAAHNRLDQRGEDLASGAAGVNLVGYITVSARTPESLARDKRTIRASAGKSYLKLEWCDREHHRAFVNTLPFATGIRR; this is encoded by the coding sequence TTGACGACCGAGTCCCACCTGTCCCATCCGATCACGCCCCGCCGTACGTATCTCATCGGCCGCGCCCGGCCGAACGCGATCATCGGCCGCAACCGCGAGTCCGGCGAGATCGCGCTGATCGTCGTGGGCGCGTTCCTCGGCATGATGTGCGGCCTCCTCGTCCCGAACCTGCCCCTGCGGATCGTCCTGCTGACGGGCTTCCCGCTGCTCGCCCTCGCCGCGGTCTACGTGCCGTACAAGCGCCGCACCTTCTACAAGTGGTTCGAGATCAACCGCAGTTACAAGCGCGCCCTCAAGCGCGGCGCCACCTACCGGTCGGGCGCCATGGAGGCCGGCACCCGCCTGGACGGCGCCGAGGTCGAGGTCGGGCCGCCCCCGGGCATCGGCCGCATCAGCTGGCTCGCCGCACCCTTCGGGCCGGACGAGATCGCCGTACTGCTGCACGCCGACCGCAAGACCGTCACCGCCGCCATCGAGATCGAGGGCCCCGGCGTCGGCCTGCGCGACTCCGAGGACCAGGAGGCCCTGGTCGACCGGTTCGGCACCCTGCTCAAGCACGTCGCCAACGGCGACGGCTTCGTCACCCGGCTCCAGATGCTCGCCCGCACCCTGCCCGCGGACCCCGACGCCCACGCCAAGGACGTCGCCCAGCGCGGCGACGGACGCGCCCCCGAATGGCTCCAGCGGTCCTACGACCAGCTCCAGTCCATGGTGTCGACCAGCAGCGAGCAGCACCGCGCCTACCTCGTCGCCTGCATGCACTACAGCCGCGAACTCGCCGCCGAGGCCCAGGCGATGGCCCGCGCCGCCCGGCCCCAGTCCGGCCGCAAGCTGGACCGCGACGCCGGCCTCGCCGTCGTCATGGCCCGCGAGCTCACCGACATCTGCTCCCGCCTCCAGGAAGCCGACATCCGCGTCCGCCAGCCCCTCGGCCAGGGCCGGCTCGCCTCCCTGATCCACTCCATGTACGACCCGGACCACCCCATCGACCACATCCAGGCGATGACCCGGCGCAACGCCTGGCCGGCCGAACTGGACGCCACGGAGCCCACGTTCCTCCAGGCCAAGACCCGCGAGTCCGCCACCCGCGCCCCCTGGTGCCACGCCACCGCCTGGGTCAAGGAGTGGCCCATGACCCCGGTCGGCGTGAACTTCCTGGCACCTCTGCTCGTCCACACCCCGGACGTCATCCGCACCGTCGCGGTCACGATGGACCTCGAACCCACCGAGGTCGCCATCGAGCGCATGCTGACCGAGAAGACCAACGACGAGGCCGAGGCGTCCCGCGCCGCCAAGATGAACCGCACCGTCGACCCCCGCGACCTGGCCGCGCACAACCGGCTCGACCAGCGCGGCGAGGACCTCGCCAGCGGCGCCGCCGGCGTCAACCTCGTCGGCTACATCACCGTCTCCGCCCGTACTCCGGAATCCCTCGCCCGCGACAAGCGTACGATCAGGGCGTCCGCCGGAAAGTCGTACCTCAAGCTGGAGTGGTGCGACCGGGAGCACCACCGCGCCTTCGTGAACACACTTCCTTTCGCCACCGGCATCCGAAGGTAG
- a CDS encoding S53 family peptidase, which yields MRTSPAVGTTAAPGRRRRVGTVFAAAAALAFAGFGTAVQAGAATAAPAGATWAKTPCATPKHQGELACNSLRVTGGLTAFQQEQAARTGITPKAANASTPSGYGPSDLQAAYGLTSAAAAKGSGETIAIVDAYNDPNAEADLAKYRSYYGLPACTKASGCFKQVSQTGSTTSLPTSDAGWSEEISLDLDMASAICPNCNILLVEATTPTMTNLGTAVNEAVKLGAKFVSNSYGGSESSSDSSYDSSYFNHPGVAITVSAGDSGYGAEYPAASQYVTSVGGTALKKDSSTRGWSESVWNTSSTEGTGSGCSAYDAKPSWQTDTGCAKRTIADVSAVADPATGVSVYDSYGVTAGWYTFGGTSASSPIIASVYALAGTPSSGSYPAKFPYAKAGTTALNDVTSGSNGSCSTSYLCTARSGYDGPTGWGTPAGVSAFTG from the coding sequence ATGCGTACGTCCCCCGCCGTCGGCACCACGGCCGCACCCGGCCGCCGGCGCCGCGTCGGCACCGTCTTCGCCGCCGCCGCCGCACTCGCGTTCGCCGGGTTCGGCACCGCCGTCCAGGCCGGCGCGGCCACCGCCGCCCCCGCCGGGGCGACCTGGGCCAAGACCCCCTGTGCCACCCCGAAGCACCAGGGTGAACTCGCCTGCAACTCGCTGCGCGTGACCGGCGGACTCACCGCCTTCCAGCAGGAACAGGCCGCCCGCACCGGCATCACACCCAAGGCCGCCAACGCCTCGACGCCCTCCGGGTACGGCCCCTCCGACCTCCAGGCGGCCTACGGCCTCACCTCCGCGGCCGCCGCCAAGGGCTCGGGCGAGACCATCGCGATCGTCGACGCCTACAACGACCCGAACGCCGAGGCCGACCTCGCCAAGTACCGCTCGTACTACGGCCTGCCCGCCTGCACCAAGGCCAGCGGCTGCTTCAAGCAGGTCAGCCAGACCGGCTCCACCACCTCCCTGCCCACCAGCGACGCCGGCTGGTCCGAGGAGATCTCCCTCGACCTCGACATGGCCTCCGCGATCTGCCCCAACTGCAACATCCTGCTGGTCGAGGCCACCACCCCGACGATGACCAACCTCGGCACCGCGGTGAACGAAGCGGTCAAGCTGGGCGCCAAGTTCGTCTCCAACAGCTACGGCGGCTCGGAGTCCTCCTCCGACAGCAGCTACGACTCCTCCTACTTCAACCACCCGGGCGTCGCCATCACCGTCTCCGCCGGCGACTCCGGCTACGGCGCCGAGTACCCCGCCGCCTCCCAGTACGTGACCTCGGTCGGCGGCACCGCCCTCAAGAAGGACTCCAGCACCCGCGGCTGGTCGGAGAGCGTCTGGAACACCTCCAGCACCGAGGGCACCGGCTCCGGCTGCTCCGCCTACGACGCCAAGCCCAGCTGGCAGACCGACACCGGCTGCGCCAAGCGCACCATCGCCGACGTCTCCGCCGTCGCCGACCCGGCCACCGGCGTCTCCGTCTACGACTCGTACGGCGTCACCGCCGGCTGGTACACCTTCGGCGGCACCAGTGCCAGCTCCCCGATCATCGCCTCGGTCTACGCCCTCGCCGGCACCCCGAGCAGCGGCAGCTACCCGGCCAAGTTCCCCTACGCCAAGGCCGGCACCACCGCGCTGAACGACGTCACCAGCGGCAGCAACGGCTCCTGCTCCACCAGCTACCTGTGCACCGCCCGTTCGGGTTACGACGGCCCGACCGGCTGGGGCACCCCGGCGGGCGTCTCGGCCTTCACCGGCTGA
- a CDS encoding S53 family peptidase: MRTTTPTHPHISGRWRRIGSAAAAATALALAGLGTAAHAEAATPHKVSAKTIAAQVAKAHVQYTKACAGTPKKGYAACNALRVTGGTTAFMEKQAAVKGVAPRTISPNATASSPTGYGPSDIQSAYGLASAASSKGSGETVAIVDAYDDPNAAADLNTYRSYYGLPACTTANGCFTKVGQTGSTTSLPTADSGWAGEISLDLDMVSATCPNCKILLVEAKTASMANLGTAVNEAVKLGAKYVSNSYGGSESSSDSSYDSSYYNHAGVVITASAGDSGYGAQYPAGSRYVTAVGGTALKKASTTRGWSESVWNTSSTEGTGSGCSAYDAKPSWQTDTGCAKRTIADVSAVADPATGVSVYDTYGADGTGWNTYGGTSASSPIIASVYALAGTPSSGSYPAQFPYAKAGTSALNDVTSGSNGSCSTSYLCTARSGYDGPTGLGTPEGTAAFTG; this comes from the coding sequence TTGCGTACGACCACCCCGACCCACCCCCACATATCCGGCAGATGGCGCCGGATCGGCTCGGCCGCCGCCGCAGCCACCGCGCTCGCCCTCGCGGGTCTCGGCACCGCCGCCCACGCGGAGGCGGCCACCCCGCACAAGGTGAGCGCCAAGACCATCGCCGCCCAGGTCGCCAAGGCCCATGTGCAGTACACGAAGGCGTGTGCCGGCACCCCGAAGAAGGGCTACGCCGCCTGCAACGCGCTCCGTGTGACCGGCGGCACCACCGCCTTCATGGAGAAGCAGGCCGCCGTCAAGGGCGTCGCGCCCCGGACGATCAGCCCGAACGCCACCGCCTCCAGCCCCACCGGCTACGGCCCCTCGGACATCCAGTCCGCCTACGGCCTGGCCTCCGCCGCCTCCTCCAAGGGCTCGGGCGAGACCGTCGCCATCGTGGACGCCTACGACGACCCGAACGCGGCGGCCGACCTCAACACGTACCGCTCGTACTACGGCCTGCCGGCCTGCACGACCGCCAACGGCTGCTTCACCAAGGTCGGCCAGACGGGCTCCACCACCTCGCTGCCGACCGCCGACAGCGGCTGGGCCGGTGAGATCTCGCTCGACCTCGACATGGTCAGCGCGACCTGCCCGAACTGCAAGATCCTGCTGGTCGAGGCCAAGACGGCGTCGATGGCCAACCTCGGCACCGCGGTCAACGAGGCCGTGAAGCTGGGCGCCAAGTACGTCTCCAACAGCTACGGCGGCTCGGAGTCCTCCTCCGACAGCAGCTACGACTCGTCGTACTACAACCACGCGGGCGTCGTCATCACCGCCAGCGCGGGCGACTCCGGCTACGGCGCCCAGTACCCGGCCGGCTCCCGGTACGTGACGGCCGTCGGCGGCACCGCGCTCAAGAAGGCGTCCACCACCCGCGGCTGGAGCGAGAGCGTCTGGAACACCTCCAGCACCGAGGGCACCGGCTCCGGCTGCTCCGCCTACGACGCCAAGCCCAGCTGGCAGACCGACACCGGCTGCGCCAAGCGCACCATCGCCGACGTCTCCGCCGTCGCCGACCCCGCCACCGGTGTCTCCGTCTACGACACCTACGGCGCCGACGGCACCGGCTGGAACACCTACGGCGGCACCAGCGCCAGCTCCCCGATCATCGCCTCGGTCTACGCCCTCGCCGGCACCCCGAGCAGCGGCAGCTACCCGGCGCAGTTCCCGTACGCCAAGGCCGGTACGTCGGCGCTGAACGACGTCACCAGCGGCAGCAACGGCTCCTGCTCCACCAGCTACCTGTGCACCGCCCGGTCCGGCTACGACGGCCCGACCGGTCTGGGCACCCCCGAGGGCACGGCCGCCTTCACGGGCTGA
- a CDS encoding TetR/AcrR family transcriptional regulator, with the protein MVRMPESRPYHHGDLRAALLRSAERTLREEGAGALSLRALARDVGVSHAAPGRHFKDKQALLDALALEGYERLERALAEAADAGPGLDERMTASARAYLGFAVAHPALLELMFARKHHPDGSAPLAAAVDRTFGSLTRMFADAQERGEIVEGDPERIALTAAAGLHGLAALIAGCALDAEEVLAGLDDHVRLVLHGLKPR; encoded by the coding sequence ATGGTGCGCATGCCCGAAAGCCGCCCCTATCACCACGGAGACCTGCGCGCCGCGCTGCTCAGGAGCGCCGAGCGCACTCTGCGGGAGGAGGGGGCCGGCGCCCTGTCGCTGCGCGCGCTGGCCCGGGACGTCGGCGTCAGCCATGCGGCCCCGGGCCGCCACTTCAAGGACAAGCAGGCCCTGCTCGACGCCCTCGCACTGGAGGGGTACGAGCGGCTGGAGCGCGCGCTGGCCGAAGCGGCCGACGCGGGGCCCGGCCTCGACGAGCGGATGACCGCGAGCGCACGCGCCTACCTCGGCTTCGCCGTCGCACATCCCGCGCTGCTGGAGCTGATGTTCGCGCGCAAGCACCACCCCGACGGCTCGGCGCCGCTCGCCGCCGCCGTCGACCGCACCTTCGGCTCCCTCACCCGGATGTTCGCGGACGCCCAGGAACGGGGCGAGATCGTCGAGGGCGATCCCGAGCGCATCGCCCTGACCGCCGCCGCCGGACTGCACGGCCTGGCCGCCCTCATCGCCGGCTGCGCGCTGGACGCCGAGGAGGTCCTGGCCGGCCTGGACGACCACGTCCGGCTGGTACTGCACGGCCTCAAGCCCCGCTGA
- a CDS encoding oxidoreductase yields the protein MAETTGARGARKWNVTDLPDQSGRTAVITGANSGLGLVTAEALARAGAHVVFAVRDVARGEAAAARVGGSTEVRRLDLADLDSVRAFAAGWDRPLDLLVNNAGVMMLPEGRTAQGFERQFGTNHLGHFALTNLLLPYVTDRVVTVASSAHRWGSRRIHFEDVNLRGRYRPARAYAQSKLANLLFTLELQRRLTEAGSPVRALAAHPGYAATNLSSHHANPVVRAGMAVADRLVAQSDRAGALPTLYAASQDLPGASYVGPDGFGEWRGAPTLVARSAAASDPEAARRLWTLSEELTGVEWKAAGGHG from the coding sequence ATGGCTGAGACGACCGGCGCGCGCGGTGCGCGCAAGTGGAACGTGACCGACCTGCCCGACCAGAGTGGCCGTACGGCCGTGATCACCGGCGCCAACAGCGGCCTCGGGCTCGTCACGGCCGAGGCGCTGGCGCGGGCCGGGGCGCACGTGGTGTTCGCCGTACGGGACGTCGCGCGGGGCGAGGCCGCCGCGGCGCGGGTCGGCGGCAGCACCGAGGTGCGCCGGCTCGACCTGGCGGACCTGGACTCGGTGCGCGCGTTCGCCGCCGGCTGGGACCGGCCGCTGGACCTGCTCGTGAACAACGCGGGCGTGATGATGCTGCCGGAGGGGCGGACCGCCCAGGGCTTCGAGCGGCAGTTCGGCACCAACCACCTCGGGCACTTCGCGCTGACCAACCTGCTGCTGCCGTACGTCACGGACCGCGTGGTGACGGTGGCCTCCTCCGCCCACCGCTGGGGCAGCCGGCGCATCCACTTCGAGGACGTGAACTTGCGCGGCCGCTACCGCCCGGCCCGCGCCTACGCCCAGTCGAAGCTGGCCAACCTGCTGTTCACCCTGGAGCTCCAGCGCCGGCTGACCGAGGCCGGCTCCCCGGTGCGGGCGCTCGCCGCCCATCCGGGCTACGCGGCCACCAACCTTTCGAGCCACCACGCGAACCCGGTGGTCAGGGCGGGTATGGCGGTCGCCGACCGACTGGTCGCGCAGAGCGACCGGGCCGGGGCCCTGCCCACCCTGTACGCGGCCAGCCAGGACCTGCCCGGCGCCTCCTACGTCGGCCCCGACGGCTTCGGCGAGTGGCGCGGTGCCCCCACCCTGGTCGCCCGCAGCGCCGCGGCGAGCGACCCGGAGGCGGCCCGGCGGCTGTGGACGCTGTCGGAGGAGCTGACGGGCGTCGAGTGGAAGGCGGCGGGCGGACACGGCTGA
- a CDS encoding SDR family oxidoreductase: MTAAETGDTGAGAGAGPGPVSFRLDGRTALVTGSARGLGLEMARGLAGAGARVVLNGRDPAALAAAAERLRADGGYDVTTAAFDVTDRAAAEQAVEELGDLDILVNNVGHRDRRGVAEMSPQELNVLLDTDLTSAYALSQAVARGLAARGVPGRIVNVSSVVGQLGRTGDVGYATAKAGLDGLTRALAADLGPSGTTVNSVAPGTFATAANAELTADPGWERWLRTRTALGRWGRPEEIAGVVVFLASDAASFVTGQTIAVDGGMTTTF; encoded by the coding sequence ATGACCGCCGCAGAGACGGGCGACACCGGTGCCGGCGCGGGCGCCGGTCCCGGCCCGGTGAGCTTCCGGCTCGACGGCCGTACGGCCCTGGTGACGGGGTCGGCGCGCGGCCTCGGCCTGGAGATGGCGCGCGGCCTCGCCGGTGCGGGTGCGCGGGTGGTCCTCAACGGCCGGGACCCGGCGGCGCTCGCGGCGGCGGCCGAGCGGCTGCGGGCGGACGGCGGGTACGACGTCACGACCGCCGCGTTCGACGTCACGGACCGGGCGGCGGCCGAGCAGGCGGTCGAGGAGCTGGGCGACCTCGACATCCTGGTCAACAACGTCGGCCACCGGGACCGGCGGGGCGTGGCCGAGATGAGCCCGCAGGAACTGAACGTGCTGCTCGACACCGATCTGACGTCGGCCTACGCGCTGAGCCAGGCGGTGGCCCGGGGCCTGGCCGCGCGCGGGGTGCCGGGCCGCATCGTCAACGTGTCGTCCGTGGTGGGGCAGTTGGGCCGTACGGGTGATGTCGGCTATGCCACCGCGAAGGCGGGCCTCGACGGTCTGACCCGGGCACTCGCGGCCGACCTCGGCCCGAGCGGGACGACCGTCAACTCGGTCGCGCCGGGCACCTTCGCCACCGCGGCCAACGCCGAGCTGACGGCCGATCCCGGCTGGGAACGCTGGCTGCGCACCCGTACCGCGCTGGGCCGCTGGGGTCGGCCGGAGGAGATCGCGGGCGTCGTCGTCTTCCTGGCGAGCGACGCGGCGTCCTTCGTCACCGGGCAGACCATCGCGGTGGACGGTGGGATGACGACGACGTTCTGA